AGATCAGTAACTACGATACCCGTACCATCACTCGGGCCATTGTTAGTAGCCACCAGGGTAAACACGACGTTATTTCCAACAGCAGGGGTAGGATTGTCTACCGTTTTCACCAGTGCTAAATTGGTGGTTGCTGTAGGTGTTGGTGTCGAAGTTGAGGTATTGTTACCCGGGGTTGGATCATTCTCGTTACCGGTAATCGTTGCCGTATTGGCATAAGAACCAGCTGCATTTACCGTAGCGGTAATGGTCAGTGTCGAAGTAGCTGTGTTAACCAGTGTACCAATTGTCCATAGTCCGGTTGCAGGAGCGTAAGTCGTACCCGCTGGTGGCGTAGAACTTACGTAAGTATAACCAGCAGGAAGCAGGTCAGTAACCACGATACCTGTACCATCACTCGGGCCATTGTTAGTCGCAACGAGTGTAAAGACTACGTTGTTTCCAACAGCAGGGGTAGGATTGTCTACCGTTTTCACCAGTGCTAAATTGGTGGTTGCTGTAGGTACCGGAGTTACTGTAGCCGTATTATTTCCGGCAACAGGATCACTTTCTGTTCCTGTGATTGTTGCAGTATTTACATACGGTCCGGCAGCATTAACTGTAGCCGTAATCATCATGCTTTTTCCTGTACCTGTTGGCAGTGTACCAATAGTCCATAAACCAGTTCCAGGAGCATAAGTTGTACCTGCTGGCGGAGTTGAACTCACATAAGTATAACCTGCCGGAAGCAGATCTGTAACTGCGATACCTGTACCATCACTTGGCCCTTTGTTGTTGGCAACTAATGTAAAGACTACATTACTACCCACAGCAGGAGCAGAATTATCTACAGTTTTTAAAATTTCAAAATCTGCCTGTTTTCCTACAGAAGTTGAAGCTGTACTCGTATTATTGGCCAGATTGAAATCTACTACTGCACCAGAAGAGGTAACAGTTGCCGTGTTGTTTATTGTTGCTGCACTTGGTGAAGCACTTACAGTTCCATTCACTGTAACCAGAATATAATTTGCAGGATCAGCTGCAATATTTCCAGTTAGCGCGATATTACCCGATCCTGATAAAGGAGGAATAACGGTTGCAGTACCAGCAGTTGTCACAGCCCATGTCGGATTTTGTATATCTGCCGGAATTAAATCATTAATCGTTAATCCATTCACATCTCTCGGCCCGGCATTGCTTACTTTAATCGTGTAAGCAATAGGTGAACCTGCGGTGGCTGTCTGAGGCCCGCTTTTTTCAATAACCAAATCAGTAGACTGGTTAACAGCTGTAGTTACAGAACTTGTAGGTGCAGACGTCGGTGTGGTTACTGTAACCGTATTTGTAAATGAAGGTAACGCAGCTGAATTAACCGTGCCCTGAATAACAAGGGTTAAAGTTCCCGGTACTGGAATGTCTCCTGTAATATTTATAACAGGGCTTGTTCCCATATTCGGGCCCACAAATGTTGCTCCGCCTGCGGCAGTGATTGTCCAGTTGCTTACTGTTACAGAAGTTGGGACATTATCTGTAATCGTAGCACCAGTTATATTTCCCGCACCGCCATTGGAAACTACAATAGTATAAGTGATCGGATCACCAATATTAACAGTAGTGGGGCCATTTTTAGAGACCCTTACATCTGCTGAGTTGTTGACTGTTGTACCAACTGAACTGACATTTGAACTTCCGTCAGGATCGGTAACAGGGCTGCCCGCAGGGAAAACTGCGGTAGCTGTATTGGAGAACGTGGCCCCATCTGCTATGGCAGGGTTAACCGTTCCGCTAACCACAATATCAATGACACCAGTTCCAGATGGGATATCTCCGGTAATATTAATATTACCTGATCCGCTTGGAGCACTTACAGTAGCCAGATTTTGTGTAGTTGCTGTCCAGGTTGGCGTTAAGATTTGCGTAGGAATTACGTCTTGAATAATTACTCCCGGTGCATCACTCGGGCCATCATTGATAATATGCAACGTATAAGAAATGGCCTGACCAGCTGCAATATTTGCAGGGCCGGATTTAGTAATACGAACATTGGCCTGTCTGGAAACCGTTGAGGTAACCGTACTTGTTGCTGGTACTGGATTATTAACCCCAGGCTCAGGAGTTGCCGTTGCCGTATTGACCAGTGTAGTTCCAGTATAGGTAGAACTAAGCACACCAGTCACCGCTACCTGAACAGCAGCTGTTCCCGAAGGGATCTGGGCAAACAGATTCACATTTCCTGTTCCAGAAGCAGCACCATTAATTACCGCTCCGTTTGATACGGTGGCTGTCCAGGTTACGCCATTTAAGCCAGCCGGGATATTGTCAATGATATTGACATTGCTGACATCCGAAGGTCCGGTATTCGTTACATTAAGCAGGTAACTCACATTATTTCCTGCGGTTAACGTTGCAGGGCCTGTTTTTTGGATTTGTACATTAGCATCCTTAGTGATTGTGGTTGTTACCGTATTGGAATTGATAACAGGGCTTCCAGCAGTATTTACACTTGCCGTATTAGCTACCGAGGTTGCTGTAGATGAAGACAGGACAGTTCCTGTAATATTGATACGGATCTGGTTGCCGCCGCCAGCAGGGATATTACCTGTTACAGCGACATTGTTACTTGAGCCTGTTGCACCTGTAATTACAGTCGCAGCGCCCATTCCAGTCGCCGTCCAGCTTACACCTGTCAGCGTAGCTGATACATTATCAATAATAGATTGTGTCAATGCATCTCCCGTACCATTATTGCTCACAGTAACAACATAATTAACTACACCTCCTGCACTTACTGTGGCAGGTCCTGTTTTTGCAATTTGAAGACTTACCGGAGTTGTAATGGCAGTAGAAGTATTATTTCCTGTTACAGGATCACTCTGTCCACCGGTTATAGTTGCCGTATTCGCATAGTTTCCTGTTGGATTTACAGTAGCTGTAATCGCCAGAGAAGCATTGCCGCCATTGGCTAAATTACCAATATTCCATACCCCGGTTCCACTGTTATAGGTTCCGGTTGACGGAGCAGCAGAGACAAAAGTATATCCTGAAGGTACCAGGTCGTTAACAGTAACTCCTGTTGCATTACTTGGCCCTGCATTACTTGCTGCTAAAGTGAAAATAACCTGGTTTCCGGCATAAGGAGAAGGATTATTCACAGTTTTAACAATACTCAGGTTAGTAGTTGCAATTGGAACTGGTGTTACCGTTGCAATATTATTTCCGGGAACCCCATCAATTTCAAGACCAGTGATGACCGCAGTATTGCCGTAAGGACCAAACGGATTTACGGTAGCAGTAATAGTCATGGTCGCAGAGGCCCCACTGGCTAAAGTACCGATTGTCCATGAACCGGTTAGTGGAATATAAGTCGTGCCCGCTGGTGGGGTAGAGCTTACATAAGTATAACCAAGTGGCAGCAGGTCTGTCACTACAGTTGCTGTACTTGGACTTGGGCCATTGTTTGTCGCTACCAATGTAAATACGACATTGCTTCCGACTGCCGGAGCAGGGTTGTTTACTGTTTTAACAATTGATTTGTCCGCGTTCGGAACAGGTATTGGTAAAATTGTAGAAGTATTATTTAATGTAACCGGGTCAGTTTCTGTACCGGTAATGGTAGCCGTATTGGCATAAGGCCCGGTTGCATTCACTGTAGCAGTGATAGTCATTGTCGCATTCGCGCCACTGGCTAAAGCCCCAATTGTCCAGATACCGCTTGCAGGAACATAAGTCGTGCCCACAGGAGGAGTAGAACTCACATAAGTATAGCCTGCCGGAAGTAAATCAGTAACCGTAATTCCTGTACCCGGGCTTAACCCGTTATTAGTGGCAACCAATGTAAACACGACATTGCTGCCTACAGCTGGCGTTAAGTTATCTACTGTTTTAACAATAGCCCTGTCAGTAACAGCTACCGGTACTGGTGTATTTGTTGAAGTATTATTACCCGGAGCCGGATCATTTTCATTTCCTGTAATAGTTGCTGTATTGGCATAAGGGCCAGTCGCATTGACCGTAGCGGTAATTGCTAAGGTCGAACTCAGTCCTGCTGGTAAAGTACCAATTGTCCATAAACCTGTTGCCGGAACATAAGTTGTACCGATAGCAGGAAGAGAACTTACATAAGTATAACCTGCCGGAAGCAGATCAGTAACAGTAATTCCAGTACCAGCACTTGGCCCGTTGTTCGTTGCAACGAGTGTGAACACCACGTTGGTTCCTACTACAGGATTTGGATTGCTCACTGTTTTAACGATCGACCTGTCTGAGGTAGCTACAGGAACAGGGGTACTCGTTGAAGTATTGTTTCCAGGAACCCCATCAATTTCAAGACCAGTGATGACCGCAGTATTGGTATAAGGACCAACCGGGTTTACAGTAGCAGTAATGGTCATGGTAGTTGAAGCTCCACTGGCCAGAGCACCGATTGTCCATGAACCGGTTAGCGGTACATAAGCAGTACCAGCCGGAGGCGTAGAACTCACATAAGTATAACCGATCGGAAGCAGATCAGTAACCACAGTTGCGTTACTGGTACTCGGGCCATTGTTGGTCGCCACCAATGTAAACACGACATTGCTTCCAACTGCCGGAGCAGGGTTATCGACTGTTTTGACAACCGACCTGTCTGTAGTCGGAACAGGTATTGGTAAAATTGTAGACGTATTATTTAGTGTGATAGGATCACTTTCAGTTCCTGTAATGGTCGCTGTATTGGCATAAGGGCCAGTTGGATTAACTGTAGCAGTAATCGTTAAGGTAGAAGTATTACCTGCTGCTAAAGCTCCGATTGTCCATAAACCTGTTGCCGGAACATAAGTTGTACCAGCAGGAGGAGTTGAGCTCACATAGGTATAACCTGCCGGAAGTAAGTCTGTAACTGTGATTCCTGTACCATCACTTAACCCATTGTTTGCGGCAACCAATGTAAATACTACATTACTACCTACAGGAGGGGTTAAGTTGTCAACTGTTTTGACAATTGCTCTGTCTGTAACTGGTAACGGAACAGGGGTGACTGTTGAAATATTGTTTCCAGGAACTCCGTCTATCTCAAGACCTGTGATGACCGCAGTATTGATATAAGGGCCAACCGGGTTTACCGTAGCGGTAATAGTCATGGTCGCAGAAGCTCCGCTGGCCAAAGTACCGATTGCCCATGACCCGGTTAGCGGAACATAAGTTGTACCTGCTGGTGGAGTTGAACTTACATAGGTATAACCTATTGGAAGTAAGTCAGTCACTACAGTTGCTGTACTTGGACTCGGGCCATTATTGGTAGCCACTAATGTAAATACGACATTACTACCTACAGCAGGAGTTGGGTTGTTTACTGTTTTGACAACTGTTCTGTCCGTCGTCGGAACTGGTATTGGTAAAATAGTAGCTGTATTATTCAGTGTAACAGGATCAGTTTCCGTACCAGTAATGGTCGCTGTATTGGCATAAGGGCCTGTTGCATTGACTTTAGCGGTAATGGTCATGGTCGCATTCGCGCCATTTGCCAAAGCCCCGATTGTCCAGGTACCACTTGCAGGAACATAAGTTGTACCTACAGGAGGAGTTGAACTCACATAGGTATAACCTGCCGGAAGCAAATCAGTAACCGTAATTCCTGTACCCGCACTTAACCCGTTGTTGGCTGCAACAAGTGTAAACACCACGTTGCTACCTACTGGTGGCGTTAAATTGTCCACTGTTTTGACAATAGACCTGTCTGTAACAGCTACTGGTACTGGTGTATTTGTCGAGGTATTATTACCAGGAGCCGGGTCATTCTCATTTCCTGTAATGGTTGCTGTATTGGCATAAGGACCAGTTGCATTGACCGTAGCAGTAATCGCTAAGGTCGAACTCAGTCCTGCTGGTAAAGTACCAATTGTCCATAAACCTGTTGCCGGAACATAAGTTGTACCGATAGCAGGAAGAGAACTTACATAAGTATAACCTGCCGGAAGCAAATCAGTCACGGTAATTCCAGTACTGGTACTTGGCCCGTTGTTCGTTGCAATCAGTGTAAATATCACATTGGTTCCTACAACAGGATTTGGATTACTCACTGTTTTAACGATCGACCTGTCTGAGGTCGCTACCGGAACAGGCGTAATGGTTGACGTATTGTTTCCCGGGACCCCGTCAATTTCAAGTCCAGTGATAACCGCGCCATTTGTATAAGGGCCAACCGGGTTTACAGTAGCAGTAATGGTCATGGTAGTTGAAGCTCCACTGGCCAGAGCACCGATTGTCCATGAACCGGTTAGCGGTACATAAGCAGTACCTGCCGGAGGCGTAGAACTCACGTAAGTATATCCAATCGGAAGCAGATCAGTAACCACAGTTGCATTACTGGTACTCGGGCCATTGTTTGTCGCCACGAGCGTAAATACAACATTGCTTCCAACTGCCGGAGCAGGGTTATCGACTGTTTTGACAACTGACCTGTCCGTAGTCGGAACAGGGATTGGTAAAATTGTAGACGTATTATTTAGTGTGATAGGATCACTTTCAGTTCCTGTAATGGTCGCTATATTGGCATAAGGGCCAGTTGGATTAACTGTAGCAGTAATCGTTAAGGTAGAAGTATTACCTGCTGCTAAAGCTCCGATTGTCCATAAACCTGTTGCCGGAACATAAGTTGTACCAGCAGGAGGAGTTGAGCTCACATAGGTATAACCTGCCGGAAGTAAGTCTGTAACTGTGATTCCTGTACCATCACTTAACCCATTGTTTGCGGCAACCAATGTAAATACTACATTACTACCTACAGGAGGGGTTAAGTTGTCAACTGTTTTGACAATTGCTCTGTCTGTAACTGGTAACGGAACAGGGGTTACAGTTGAAATGTTATTTCCGGGAACCCCATCAATTTCAAGACCAGTGATAACCGCGCCATTTGTATAAGGGCCAACCGGATTTACAGTAGCAGTAATAGTCATGGTCGCAGAAGCTCCGCTGGCTAAAGTACCAATTGCCCATGATCCGGTTAGCGGAACATAAGTTGTACCTGCTGGTGGAGTTGAACTTACATAGGTATAACCTATTGGAAGTAAGTCAGTCACTACAGTTGCTGTACTTGGACTCGGGCCATTGTTTGTCGCTACCAATGTAAACACGACATTACTACCTACAGCAGGAGTTGGGTTGTTTACTGTTTTGACAACTGACCTGTCCGTATTAGGAACTGGTACCGGTAAAATTGTAGAAGTATTATTTAATGGAACCGGGTCGGTTTCTGTACCGGTAATGGTAGCTGTATTGGCATAAGGCCCGGTTGCATTCACTTTAGCAGTAATGGTCATGGTCGCATTCGCACCATTCGCCAAAGCCCCGATTGTCCATAAACCTGTACCAGGTGTATAAGTTGTCCCGGCAGGAGGAGTAGAACTCACATAAGTATAACCCGCAGGGAGCAAATCAGTAACCGTAATTCCAGTACCCGCACTTAACCCGTTATTAGCGGCAACCAGTGTAAATACTACGTTGCTGCCTACTGCTGGTGTTAGGTTATCGACAGTTTTGACAATTGCCCTATCGGTAACAGCTACCGGTACTGGTGTACTGGTTGCTGTATTATTACCAGCAGTAGGATCATTTTCATTTCCTGTAATGGTTGCTGTATTGGCATAAGGGCCGGTTGCATTGACCGTAGCGGTAATTGCTAAGGTCGAACTCAGTCCTGCTGGTAAAGTACCAATTGTCCATAAACCTGTTGCCGGAACATAGGTTGTACCGATAGCAGGAAGAGAACTTACATAAGTATAACCTGCCGGAAGCAGATCAGTAACAGTAATTCCAGTACCAGCACTTGGCCCGTTGTTCGTTGCAACGAGTGTGAACACCACGTTGGTTCCTACAACAGGATTTGGATTACTCACTGTTTTAACGATCGACCTGTCTGAGGTAGCTACAGGAACAGGGGTACTCGTTGACGTATTGTTTCCCGGGACCCCGTCAATTTCAAGACCTGTGATGACCGCAGTATTGGCATAAGGGCCAACCGGGTTTACAGTAGCGGTAATGGTCATAGTCGCAGAAGCTCCACTGGCTAAAGTACCGATTGCCCATGAGCCGGTTAGTGGTACATAAGCAGTACCAGCCGGAGGCGTAGAACTCACGTAAGTATATCCAATCGGAAGCAGATCAGTAACTACAGTTGCTGTACTCGGACTCGGGCCATTGTTAGTCGCCACCAATGTAAAGACCACATTGCTACCTACAGCAGGAGCGGGGTTGTTTACCGTTTTGACAATTGACCTGTCCGTAGTCGGAACGGGTACTGGTAAAATTGTAGCCGTATTATTCAGTGTAACCGGGTCAGTTTCCGTACCGGTAATGGTTGCTGTATTGGCATAAGGACCGGTTGGATTGACCGTTGCGGTAATGGTCATTGTCGCATTTGCGCCACTGGCTAAAGCTCCGATAGTCCATAAACCTGTACCAGGGATATAAGTTGTACCTGCTGGCGGAGTTGAACTCACATAGGTATAACCTGCCGGAAGTAAGTCTGTAACTGTAATTCCAGTACCCGGGCTTATCCCGTTATTGGTGGCAACGAGCGTAAACACCACATTACTGCCTACTGGCGGAGTTAAGTTATCCACCGTTTTTACAATTGCCCTGTCTGTAACAGCTACTGGTACTGGTGTACTCGTTGCACTGTTATTACCAGCAACCGGATCGGTTTCGGTTCCTGTAATAGTTGCAGTATTCGCATAAGGGCCAGTCGGATTTACCGTAGCAGTAATCGTGAGTACCGCAATGGCTCCATTGGGTAAAGTACCAATCGTCCATAAACCTGTTGCCGGAACATAAGTTGTTCCAAGGGATGGAAGTGAAGCTACGTAAGTATAACCAGCCGGAAGTAAATCAGTAACTGTAGTCCCTGTACTTGCACTTGGCCCGTTATTGGTCGCTGTCACTGTAAATATAACATTGGTTCCTACCGTTGGAGTTGGGTTACTGACTGTTTTTACTATAGCCCGGTCTGCCACAGCGGCGGGGACTATAGTGACCGAAGAAGTATTATTGGGGACTACAGGATCGGGTTCGACACCCGTAACTACAGCGGTGTTCGTATAAGGCCCCGTTGCATTAACTTTCGCCGTAATAGTCATCGATGCACCTGCCGTACTTGCCAGGTTTCCAATAGCCCATAAACCAGTCAGGTTCACATACGTACCCGCAGTAGGGGTTGTATTGCTGACATAGGTGAAACCTGCCGGAAGCAGATCTGTTACCACAACCCCTGTAGTCGGACTTGGGCCATTATTCAATGCATTTAAAGTGAAAACAACATTGCTGCCTACTGTTGGCGTTAAATTATCTACAGTTTTAGTGATTTGGCGATCCGTTACAAATACTGGTAATGGGTTCACCGTTGATGTATTGTTTGCAGTCACAGGATCATCCTGGTTTCCAGTAATCGTGGCTGTATTTGAATAAGGGCCAGTCAGGTTAACTTTGGCTACAATACTTAAAGTTGCTGTACCCGTACTGGCTGCTAGATTGCCTACATTCCAAACACCAGTGCCGGAATTATAGGTTCCGGCGGATGGTGTTGCACTTACAAACGTATAACCTGCGGGGAGTAAATCATTGACTGTAACTCCCGTTGCATTATTATTTCCCAGATTACTGGCAGTCAATGTGAAAGTCATATTGCTGCCAATTGCAGGTGTTGCACTGCTCTGCGTTTTAACAATAGACAGATCTACCGGTGAATCAAGGGAGACACCCAGTACAGCAGCATCACCCGCACTTTGTGGGTTACCTGCCCATATGACTCCGGGACCTGTTGACCTTAAGAATACCCTTAGAGTGATCGTGGTTATATTTCTACCACTAAATAATACACTTCCGCAGGCTCCTCCAGCCCCACAGGCGGCATTGGGAGCAGTTGAACCATTATTAATCTGATTTCCGCTTACCGTTAATTCTGTTGAGCCAGAAAGTTTAGACATGGTAATACCAGTAGTCAATAAATTATATTCCTGAGTTAGAGAAGTAACAGCAGTACCTGAAGTAACAGACCCTCCCATTCCTCCAATATGTATTACAGGATTACTAACTGGTCTGCTGAATGTAATCGTTAAATCTGCCATCTGAACTCTGCCCGGAACTGCTAAACCAGCATTTCTTATAACAGTGGAAGAAGCAAAAAGCGTTATACCATAGTTATTAGCTGCACTAATACCATTACCCGGTCCGCCAGTATTTAATGGACTTGAAGTAAAAGTGGCATCCGTTGAACCGCCAAAAGCCCCAATGTTCTGAAACAAGGGGCTCGCCGCATATTGGTCACTTCCGGTTGTTGTTGTCCCTCCAAAGAAAAGACCCGGGTTAACCGCTAATGGGACCAGAGGCCAGGATGCAGTGTTAAACTGCTGATTACTGAGACTATAGGTGACCGTGACGGGTGAACCGCCTGCATTATAAGCAGCAGAAGTTGTTCCGGTTGGATTATTCGTGTTTTCTAACAACGTAAACGTTTGTGGGAGAACAGAAGGGCCGGTCGTTGTGGTGCTGCCTGAGCCGGCAAACAACTCAAGTGTCTTCGGATTTTGAGCTAAACTCAAAAATGGGAAGAAGAAAAGAGAGAGCGCAAATAACTTTGCAGACAGAGGTAAGGATAGTAGTCTTTTCATCGCAGAAGAGCTTAAATACTTCTATGGCGGTATTACCATATAGTAATGACTACGCTGAACTTTATATCACCCTCCTGATTTTTAGAGAAAAATCTTCCTTACCGTAAAATTTCTTAACGTAGCTTTTTAATATTTAAAAGGAAATAAATTATGATTTGATGGTCCTGCTTTTTGAAAAAACAGAACTCAGACCTGAGGCAATTCGAATCGCAATCAGTTCATGAACAGTCTTCAGGTTTCTTTTTGGAAAGGAGAGTAGCGTTTTTTCATAGGTTCAGGTTTAAGATTTAATGTTAATACATGACTGTAACTCTAAATTTAGAAATAAATAATTAGTTGATTATCTGATATTTCTGTTCAGTTTGTTCATTATCGTTAATGTAAAACCTGTAGGAGTGAATAAACAAAAAAAGGGTGTCTTAATTTAAATTAAGACACCCTTTTTAAAGGAAGTTTTTTTAATACTATTTCTTAGCGTCAGCCAATAAAGCTGTGTTTAAACGTATGTATTCAGGGTTTTTAATTTCAGTAGCGATTTTAATACCCGCTGCTGCACTTTCCGCTGCACCTTTTTTATCGCCCATTTTAAGCTGAACACGGCCTTTCCATAATTTAATCCATGGACCTTTGCCACCATCGGCTGCGTCCGCTGCATTCATCCATTCCATTGCTTTGTTCAGATCTTTTCCATTTTCCAGATAGTAAATAGCTGACTGGAAGTATGGTTTCTTATCACCTTTCATCGCTTCGTCAATACTTGCCATCACTTTGGCATCAATATCTGTAGTCATATTGATCGGTACTATAACATTATCCCACGTTAATTGCAGCACTGCTTTTGTTGGCATTACCTCAGTAAATCCGATTGTAAATGTTTCCACTTTATCCTTTGCAGTACCTGGTTTAACTTTGAACCTTAAAAAATCTTCAGATTCTTTGTAATCATAAGCACCCCATTGTTTGGTATTTTTGTTTAGAATTACCGTCCATTCAGTTTTGCCTGGAATAGTAAATAAAGCATAGTCACCCGCAGGTACTGCCTGACCTTCTAAAGTCACATTATCAGTGAATGTAATTGTTGTTGCACTGTTTGCGCCAGTACGCCAAACTGATCCATAAGGTTCAAGTTCTCCGAATACTTTACGCCCTTTAGTATTTGGGCGGGAATATTTAACTGTTACTTTTCCAAGGCCGAAATCCTGTATTACAGTCTGACCAGAACTTGGCTGGGGAATATTAATTCCCTGTGCTTTCAGGTCTGCATTTAAGCTGATAGCCAGTGCAACCAAAAGCGTTGTTTTGAGTATTGTGTTCATTAGAATAAGTTTTGTTTACGCGAAATTACAGTTATGTTTTGATTTATAATAGAAACCTTTTCCAGCTATAACTGTTAATTGGTGTAAACAAAACTTATTTTAATAATACGATTATGAAGCAATTAAGTTTATTTGGCTTGTTAGTTATTGGTGCCTGTTCTATTCAGGCCTGTACAAGTCCGGAGAACCGTGGCACTAAAGGCGATTCTACCGCTATGGATTCCAGCAAATCAGATAGCTCGAAAATGGGCTCAAAAATGAGTGGTACAACACCATCCGATCCAA
The sequence above is drawn from the Pedobacter cryoconitis genome and encodes:
- a CDS encoding DUF2911 domain-containing protein — its product is MNTILKTTLLVALAISLNADLKAQGINIPQPSSGQTVIQDFGLGKVTVKYSRPNTKGRKVFGELEPYGSVWRTGANSATTITFTDNVTLEGQAVPAGDYALFTIPGKTEWTVILNKNTKQWGAYDYKESEDFLRFKVKPGTAKDKVETFTIGFTEVMPTKAVLQLTWDNVIVPINMTTDIDAKVMASIDEAMKGDKKPYFQSAIYYLENGKDLNKAMEWMNAADAADGGKGPWIKLWKGRVQLKMGDKKGAAESAAAGIKIATEIKNPEYIRLNTALLADAKK